A DNA window from Streptomyces bacillaris contains the following coding sequences:
- a CDS encoding collagen-like domain-containing protein, whose product MTRTQQILYQRRAWLWVVAALLALGGGLALAFLQIHRAEERAGVLATEADRRGDAVSTLAGDVRALRAQITAGGGTPAAPDPAQQIDDLPARAEVPVPIPGPPGPEGVRGERGPAGEPGRDGAPATPVPGPSGPSGVAGTPGRDGADSVVPGPVGPAGPAGPAGPAGPQGPAGKDGAAGKDGAPGRDGQTCPTGYTLQPPPGDPDALVCRRTGAPSPDPTGTPGPLAAGLDPTRRQYP is encoded by the coding sequence GTGACGCGTACGCAGCAGATCCTCTACCAGCGGCGGGCCTGGCTGTGGGTGGTGGCCGCGCTCCTGGCCCTCGGCGGAGGGTTGGCGCTCGCCTTCCTCCAGATCCACCGGGCGGAGGAGCGGGCGGGGGTGCTGGCGACCGAGGCGGACCGGCGGGGGGACGCGGTCAGCACGCTGGCCGGGGACGTCCGCGCGCTGCGGGCACAGATCACCGCGGGCGGGGGAACACCGGCTGCGCCGGACCCGGCCCAGCAGATCGACGACCTGCCCGCAAGGGCGGAGGTACCGGTGCCGATCCCGGGGCCGCCGGGGCCGGAGGGGGTGCGGGGTGAGCGGGGTCCGGCCGGGGAGCCCGGGCGGGACGGGGCGCCGGCAACGCCGGTCCCGGGCCCGTCGGGTCCGTCCGGGGTGGCCGGTACGCCGGGGCGGGACGGGGCGGACTCCGTCGTGCCCGGCCCCGTCGGCCCGGCTGGACCGGCCGGACCGGCTGGTCCTGCCGGTCCGCAGGGTCCGGCGGGGAAGGACGGGGCCGCGGGGAAGGACGGTGCTCCTGGCCGTGACGGCCAGACCTGTCCCACCGGGTACACCCTCCAGCCGCCGCCGGGCGATCCGGATGCTCTGGTGTGCCGACGTACGGGGGCGCCGTCCCCGGACCCCACCGGTACGCCCGGGCCGCTCGCCGCAGGCCTGGACCCCACCCGCCGCCAGTACCCCTGA
- a CDS encoding protein kinase domain-containing protein produces the protein MSRTPPELPIPVLDALMPTAQRLVVNRRGSMVWEVESHRGQYAVKVGYPIEATADWSAQPWTSLAPAREGTVLHRIGSDDSAYGEWERGTWNVQPWREGPDLHELWKPCREPGSRTEPHISEALGCAEALAELHAMGWAHGDVQPAHFIIGPERTHLIDLALARGGHVPEQYDFPFRGCLVHYEAPEIARSVLATGEAEATQEADVYALGASLLISATGRRAVEYPDDAPRPEQRRAVASGRRRPVRAPGELGRLIDTMLSPDPGDRPTVQEVREALRQATPG, from the coding sequence TTGTCCCGGACACCCCCTGAACTGCCGATCCCGGTGCTCGATGCGCTTATGCCCACGGCTCAGCGCCTGGTCGTCAATCGCCGGGGCTCCATGGTCTGGGAGGTCGAGAGCCATCGAGGGCAATACGCCGTGAAGGTCGGATATCCCATCGAGGCTACGGCCGACTGGTCCGCCCAACCCTGGACGTCGCTCGCCCCCGCCCGCGAAGGCACCGTGCTGCACCGGATCGGCTCCGACGACTCCGCGTACGGTGAATGGGAGCGGGGCACCTGGAACGTCCAGCCGTGGCGCGAGGGGCCTGATCTCCACGAACTCTGGAAGCCCTGTCGGGAGCCGGGCTCTCGTACGGAACCTCACATCAGCGAAGCCCTCGGCTGCGCAGAGGCGCTGGCCGAGCTCCATGCCATGGGCTGGGCTCACGGCGATGTGCAACCCGCACACTTCATCATCGGTCCGGAGCGCACGCACCTCATCGACCTGGCCTTGGCACGGGGTGGGCACGTCCCCGAGCAGTACGACTTCCCGTTCCGCGGCTGCCTGGTCCACTACGAGGCGCCGGAGATCGCGCGCAGTGTGCTCGCGACCGGGGAGGCTGAGGCGACGCAGGAAGCCGACGTCTACGCCCTCGGTGCGTCCCTGCTCATCTCCGCCACGGGCCGGCGGGCCGTCGAGTACCCGGACGACGCACCACGCCCGGAGCAGAGGCGAGCCGTCGCCAGCGGCAGACGTCGGCCCGTTCGAGCACCGGGTGAGCTGGGCCGCCTGATCGACACCATGCTCAGCCCGGATCCCGGCGACAGGCCCACGGTCCAAGAGGTCCGTGAGGCCCTGCGCCAGGCCACTCCGGGTTGA
- a CDS encoding response regulator transcription factor yields MTTTTVPQGRTDTAPQGRAELLRPDRTPVRVLVVDDEAPLAELLSMALRYEGWEVRSAGDGAGAVRAARDFRPDAVVLDVMLPDMDGLSVLGRLRREHSDVPVLFLTARDAVEDRIAGLTAGGDDYVTKPFSLEEVVARLRGLIRRSGTALAAERSQSTLTVGDLVLDEDSHEVSRGGDAIHLTATEFELLRFLMRNPRRVLSKAQILDRVWNYDFGGQANVVELYISYLRKKIDAGRTPMIHTRRGAGYLIKPGE; encoded by the coding sequence ATGACGACGACCACCGTGCCCCAGGGGCGAACCGACACTGCGCCCCAGGGGCGTGCCGAACTGCTCAGGCCGGACCGTACGCCCGTGCGCGTCCTGGTCGTGGACGACGAGGCTCCGCTCGCCGAGCTGCTCTCGATGGCCCTGCGGTACGAGGGGTGGGAGGTGCGCTCCGCCGGCGACGGGGCCGGGGCCGTGCGCGCGGCCCGGGACTTCCGCCCGGACGCGGTGGTCCTGGACGTGATGCTCCCGGACATGGACGGGCTCTCCGTCCTGGGCCGGCTCCGGCGCGAGCACTCCGACGTGCCCGTCCTCTTCCTCACCGCCCGGGACGCCGTGGAGGACCGGATCGCCGGGCTCACGGCGGGCGGCGACGACTATGTGACCAAGCCGTTCAGCCTGGAGGAGGTCGTGGCCCGGCTGCGCGGGCTGATCCGCCGCTCGGGCACGGCCCTCGCCGCCGAGCGGAGCCAGTCGACGCTCACCGTCGGGGACCTGGTGCTCGACGAGGACAGCCACGAGGTGAGCCGGGGCGGGGACGCGATCCACCTGACCGCCACCGAGTTCGAGCTGCTGCGGTTCCTGATGCGCAACCCGCGCCGGGTGCTCAGCAAGGCGCAGATCCTGGACCGGGTCTGGAACTACGACTTCGGCGGCCAGGCCAACGTCGTCGAGCTCTACATCTCCTACCTCCGCAAGAAGATCGACGCCGGGCGGACACCGATGATCCACACCCGGCGCGGCGCGGGGTACCTGATCAAGCCCGGTGAGTAG
- a CDS encoding helix-turn-helix domain-containing protein gives MTTHHVGQRIREVRKIRQLTVRRLAERVTISPSLLQKIEAGTRNPSSGLIARIAKALSVGPDRLTGQPFINGSEREDQVQAVIPELRRILLTYDNPDDLPVAPRPLAVLAAEMDHVTQMRQDGQYVSMGPLLPGLLAELTHVAHTARGEEQQRAFWWLARAYRATNSLAHKLGYHDLSLTAVERVHWAADRSGDPLMQVTAAYLRSGAMIRMGAYGSARRLLEDLEQEVERLAPEASLSTAQLAVQGAILLKLAILEARDGRPDQATQRLAEARAAAGILGADSTAYEMSFGPTNVRIHEVAALIDAGDTEQAVARLREWGAEQDRTEWELPRDLAKERASHHHIDVAAARLAEGDRGGAFADLATARGISPVHTRFHPTTRTTAAALVRLDRHSDDSVAAFARWAGV, from the coding sequence ATGACCACACACCACGTCGGCCAGCGCATCCGCGAAGTGCGCAAGATACGGCAGCTCACCGTCCGCAGGCTGGCCGAACGCGTCACCATCTCACCGAGCCTGCTGCAGAAGATCGAGGCCGGGACCCGGAACCCGTCCTCCGGGCTCATCGCCCGCATCGCCAAGGCGCTCAGCGTCGGGCCGGACCGTCTCACCGGCCAGCCCTTCATCAACGGCTCGGAACGCGAGGACCAGGTCCAGGCCGTCATTCCCGAGCTGCGCCGCATACTCCTCACGTACGACAACCCCGACGACCTGCCGGTAGCACCGCGCCCGCTCGCCGTCCTGGCCGCCGAGATGGACCACGTCACGCAGATGCGGCAGGACGGCCAGTACGTCAGCATGGGCCCGCTCCTCCCCGGCCTCCTGGCCGAGCTGACCCACGTCGCCCACACCGCGCGCGGCGAGGAGCAGCAGCGGGCGTTCTGGTGGCTGGCCCGTGCCTATCGGGCCACGAACAGCCTCGCTCACAAGCTGGGGTATCACGACCTGTCGCTGACGGCGGTGGAGCGGGTGCACTGGGCGGCCGACCGGTCGGGGGATCCGCTGATGCAGGTCACCGCCGCCTACCTCCGGTCCGGGGCGATGATCCGCATGGGCGCGTACGGGTCGGCGCGCCGCCTCCTCGAGGACCTGGAGCAGGAAGTGGAGCGCTTGGCCCCCGAGGCCTCGCTGAGCACCGCCCAGCTGGCCGTGCAGGGCGCGATCCTGCTCAAGCTGGCGATCCTCGAGGCCCGGGACGGTCGGCCCGATCAGGCGACGCAGCGGCTCGCGGAGGCCCGCGCGGCCGCCGGCATCCTGGGCGCAGACAGCACGGCGTACGAGATGTCGTTCGGTCCGACGAACGTGCGGATCCACGAGGTCGCCGCGTTGATCGACGCCGGGGACACGGAGCAGGCGGTGGCGAGGCTGCGGGAGTGGGGGGCGGAGCAGGACCGTACGGAGTGGGAGCTGCCGCGCGACCTTGCGAAGGAGCGGGCGAGCCACCACCACATCGACGTCGCGGCCGCGCGCCTGGCCGAGGGGGACCGGGGCGGGGCGTTCGCGGACCTGGCGACCGCCCGGGGTATCTCCCCGGTGCATACCCGGTTCCACCCGACCACGCGGACCACGGCCGCCGCACTGGTGCGGCTGGACCGGCACTCGGACGATTCGGTGGCAGCCTTCGCCCGGTGGGCTGGAGTCTGA
- a CDS encoding helix-turn-helix domain-containing protein, giving the protein MYHEPLPPERVRARRLQIADQLRATRLHANLTQETVAIRAGISLDTYNRIEQGHSNPQLETLIKIADAIGVPLQAFVRG; this is encoded by the coding sequence GTGTACCACGAGCCGCTGCCCCCCGAGCGCGTCCGGGCCCGGCGCCTGCAGATCGCTGACCAACTCCGAGCGACTCGCCTCCACGCGAACCTCACCCAGGAGACCGTCGCTATCCGGGCCGGCATCTCACTCGACACCTACAACCGGATCGAGCAGGGGCACAGCAACCCTCAACTGGAAACCTTGATCAAGATCGCTGACGCCATCGGCGTTCCCCTGCAGGCGTTTGTGCGCGGGTAG
- a CDS encoding amidohydrolase family protein, protein MEDDSLDVLRFRERLGLPGIIDVHTHFMPERVLRKVWAYFDSVGPLTGREWPITYRHEEEQRLALIRSLGVLRFTSMLYPHKPGMARWLNDWAAGFAARVPDCLHTATLFPEEGVEVYVKEAVESGARVFKSHLQVGAYDPNDPLLEPAWGLLAEAGVPVVMHCGSGPAPGRFTGPGPVGQLLARHPRLRLIVAHMGMPEYGEFLALAQAYPEVRLDTTMAFTDFSEGFSPFPADERGRLADLGDRILLGTDFPNIPYPYVHQLEALERLGLGEEWLRAVCYRNAEALFGPVA, encoded by the coding sequence GTGGAAGACGACAGCCTTGACGTCCTGCGGTTCCGGGAGCGGCTCGGGCTGCCCGGGATCATCGACGTCCACACCCACTTCATGCCCGAGCGGGTCCTGCGCAAGGTCTGGGCCTACTTCGACTCCGTCGGGCCGCTCACCGGGAGGGAGTGGCCGATCACCTACCGGCACGAGGAGGAGCAACGGCTCGCCCTCATCCGGTCGCTCGGGGTGCTCCGCTTCACCTCCATGCTCTATCCGCACAAGCCCGGCATGGCCCGCTGGCTCAACGACTGGGCCGCCGGCTTCGCTGCCCGGGTGCCCGACTGCCTGCACACCGCGACCCTCTTCCCGGAGGAGGGCGTGGAGGTGTACGTGAAGGAGGCCGTCGAGAGCGGGGCGCGGGTCTTCAAATCGCATCTCCAGGTGGGCGCGTACGACCCCAACGACCCGCTGCTGGAGCCTGCTTGGGGGCTGCTCGCGGAGGCCGGGGTGCCCGTCGTGATGCACTGCGGGTCCGGACCGGCGCCGGGGCGGTTCACCGGGCCCGGGCCGGTCGGGCAACTCCTCGCGCGCCACCCCCGGCTGCGGCTGATCGTCGCGCACATGGGGATGCCGGAGTACGGGGAGTTCCTGGCGCTGGCGCAGGCGTACCCGGAGGTGCGGCTCGACACGACGATGGCGTTCACCGATTTCAGCGAGGGGTTCAGCCCGTTCCCGGCCGACGAGCGGGGGCGGCTGGCCGATCTCGGGGACCGGATCCTGCTGGGGACGGACTTCCCGAACATCCCGTACCCGTACGTCCACCAGCTGGAGGCCCTGGAGCGGCTCGGGCTGGGGGAGGAGTGGCTGCGGGCCGTCTGCTACCGGAACGCGGAGGCGCTGTTCGGGCCCGTCGCCTGA
- a CDS encoding MarR family winged helix-turn-helix transcriptional regulator, translating to MELPNGITTDQAPANPAATDDMLATQPVGYWCGLTHEAVTRHLRDAMAKTDVTQPQYWVLNRVNGGPAAPSREEVVAQLTPLADGPHEIARVVDQLLHRDWLRVDDGQCLHLTDAGEAARVRMRELVTEVRAEVHKGISDEEYVAALKVLRKMVANVEAHGAPCGVHR from the coding sequence ATGGAATTACCGAACGGAATCACTACCGACCAGGCGCCGGCGAACCCGGCCGCCACCGATGACATGCTGGCCACTCAGCCGGTCGGCTACTGGTGCGGCCTGACCCATGAGGCCGTCACCCGGCATCTGCGTGACGCCATGGCCAAGACCGACGTCACGCAGCCGCAGTACTGGGTGCTCAACCGTGTGAACGGTGGACCCGCTGCGCCGAGCCGCGAGGAGGTCGTCGCGCAGCTGACGCCCCTTGCCGACGGTCCGCACGAGATCGCCAGGGTTGTCGACCAGTTGCTCCACCGCGACTGGCTCCGGGTTGATGACGGGCAGTGCCTGCACCTCACGGATGCCGGGGAGGCCGCCAGAGTGCGGATGCGCGAGTTGGTGACCGAGGTACGCGCCGAAGTCCACAAGGGCATCAGCGACGAGGAGTACGTGGCCGCGCTCAAGGTTCTGCGCAAGATGGTGGCCAACGTCGAGGCCCACGGGGCTCCCTGCGGAGTCCACAGGTAG
- a CDS encoding NAD(P)/FAD-dependent oxidoreductase, with protein MQHGNAHGHGQHRIVVIGAGYAGAIAAGRLARRLRREDVAITLVNAEPDFVERVRMHQLAVGQELRPRPFSEMFAGTGVRLRLARVTAVDADGRTVSITEAEPGGSSGPGASNGLGSSGGSSASDGLGSSGSSGSSGVEELPYDTLVYALGSTWSTHDVPGAADHAHDIAGRPGALRLRARLAALGAGQPVVVVGGGLTGLEAATEIAEARPDLEVTLAARGALGDWLSPKGARHLRKVMAGLGITVHENTTVTGVGADHVTTTAGDLPASVTIWTTGFAAHPIAQATTLKTDATGRIEVDGTMRSLSHPDVYAIGDAALAQGPGDKPLRMSCASGVPMAWQAADSIAARLTGAKSPTAPLRYFNQCISLGRKEGLIQYVTADDRARTAALTGRLAAFYKELVCKGAAWGVANPTLAVPARRRPTVVRPTPVPTSAPEATTA; from the coding sequence ATGCAGCACGGAAACGCACACGGGCACGGACAGCACCGCATCGTCGTCATCGGGGCCGGATACGCCGGAGCGATCGCCGCCGGCCGCCTCGCCAGGCGGCTGCGCCGCGAGGACGTCGCCATCACCCTCGTCAACGCCGAGCCGGACTTCGTCGAGCGGGTCAGGATGCACCAGCTGGCGGTCGGGCAGGAGCTCAGGCCCCGCCCGTTCAGCGAGATGTTCGCGGGTACGGGGGTGCGGCTGCGGCTCGCGAGGGTGACGGCGGTGGACGCGGACGGCAGGACGGTCTCGATCACGGAGGCGGAGCCCGGCGGGTCCAGCGGGCCCGGGGCGTCCAACGGGCTCGGCAGCTCCGGCGGATCCAGCGCGTCCGACGGGCTCGGCAGCTCCGGCAGCTCCGGCAGCTCCGGCGTCGAGGAACTCCCGTACGACACCCTCGTGTACGCCCTCGGCTCCACCTGGAGCACCCACGACGTCCCCGGAGCCGCCGACCACGCCCACGACATCGCGGGCCGCCCCGGCGCCCTCCGGCTGCGCGCACGCCTGGCCGCCCTGGGCGCCGGGCAGCCCGTGGTCGTCGTGGGCGGCGGGCTCACCGGACTGGAGGCGGCGACCGAGATCGCCGAGGCCCGCCCCGACCTCGAGGTCACCCTCGCCGCCCGAGGCGCCCTGGGCGACTGGCTCTCCCCCAAGGGCGCCCGCCATCTGCGGAAGGTCATGGCGGGCCTGGGCATCACGGTCCACGAGAACACGACGGTCACCGGGGTCGGGGCCGACCACGTCACCACCACGGCGGGCGACCTGCCCGCATCGGTCACGATCTGGACGACAGGCTTCGCGGCCCACCCGATCGCGCAGGCGACCACGCTGAAGACCGACGCCACGGGCCGGATCGAGGTCGACGGCACGATGCGCTCGCTCTCCCACCCGGACGTGTACGCCATCGGTGACGCGGCCTTGGCGCAGGGCCCCGGCGACAAGCCGCTCCGCATGTCGTGCGCCTCGGGCGTCCCCATGGCCTGGCAGGCCGCCGACTCGATCGCGGCCCGCCTGACCGGCGCCAAGTCCCCGACCGCCCCGCTGCGTTACTTCAACCAGTGCATCTCGCTGGGCCGCAAGGAGGGCCTGATCCAGTACGTCACCGCCGACGACCGCGCCCGTACGGCTGCACTGACGGGCCGTCTGGCCGCGTTCTACAAGGAACTGGTCTGCAAGGGCGCGGCCTGGGGTGTGGCGAACCCGACCCTGGCCGTCCCCGCCCGCCGCCGCCCCACCGTCGTCAGGCCCACTCCGGTTCCCACATCGGCACCGGAGGCTACAACGGCTTGA
- a CDS encoding DUF2797 domain-containing protein: protein MAFGWRCNGVAWPGDGPELGWSRGRERRVSVLAYGSGLGFRAVGERHCVGARENPCPVAAVVPARSTGGRCPECARLDRAHSVAADTLADDPRPYRVYLAWFGPGLVKVGITREERGGARLREQGAVAFTWLGRGPLMAARRTEEVVRAALGVPDRIPYARKRAVRGQLPGERERFGEVVELYGRAGGLQGRGWPESLEPLPLEVVDHARAFGLDRSARATRAVGELVDGGVVAGRLVAAAGPDLHLAVDDRDGVVVLDTRLITGWELAAATPPGKGEVGVPLIDIAGGGVQGGLF from the coding sequence GTGGCCTTCGGGTGGCGGTGTAACGGGGTCGCGTGGCCGGGGGACGGGCCCGAGCTGGGGTGGAGCCGGGGGCGTGAGCGGCGCGTGAGCGTTCTCGCGTACGGGAGCGGGCTCGGGTTCCGGGCCGTGGGGGAGCGGCACTGCGTGGGGGCCCGGGAGAACCCGTGTCCTGTCGCGGCCGTCGTGCCCGCGCGCTCCACCGGGGGCCGGTGCCCGGAGTGTGCGCGGCTGGACCGGGCCCACTCGGTGGCCGCCGACACCCTGGCCGACGACCCGCGACCGTACCGCGTCTATCTCGCCTGGTTCGGGCCCGGCCTGGTCAAGGTCGGCATCACCCGGGAGGAGCGCGGCGGGGCGCGGCTGCGGGAGCAGGGGGCCGTGGCGTTCACCTGGCTGGGGCGCGGGCCCCTGATGGCCGCCCGGCGGACCGAGGAGGTGGTGCGGGCCGCCCTCGGGGTGCCGGACCGGATTCCGTACGCCCGGAAGCGGGCCGTGCGGGGGCAACTGCCGGGCGAGCGGGAGCGGTTCGGGGAAGTGGTGGAGTTGTACGGGCGGGCCGGCGGGCTTCAGGGGCGTGGGTGGCCCGAGTCGTTGGAGCCCCTGCCTCTTGAAGTCGTCGACCATGCGCGGGCTTTCGGGCTTGACCGGTCGGCCCGTGCCACGCGGGCCGTGGGCGAGCTGGTCGACGGGGGTGTGGTCGCGGGGCGGTTGGTGGCTGCCGCCGGGCCCGATCTGCATCTCGCCGTGGACGACCGGGATGGTGTGGTCGTGCTGGATACGCGGCTGATCACCGGGTGGGAGCTGGCGGCCGCCACCCCGCCCGGGAAGGGCGAAGTAGGTGTCCCCCTCATCGACATCGCGGGCGGCGGCGTGCAGGGTGGGTTGTTCTGA
- a CDS encoding YcxB family protein, whose amino-acid sequence MGTMGGDLPESATERGAGAEFVYRPTAADFGEALRARASGTAAGRGQVLVMLLAVVLPAVLFVLVAGLGPLASVLVPVLSLGVMVVALVLGMRAQARQLFNIVEPYGECRMVADERGAVSTGERASFTTEWSVYSGYLETPRLFVLFGGERAAGIAVLPKRGAQDPADVERLRGILGRNLKPL is encoded by the coding sequence ATGGGGACTATGGGCGGGGATCTGCCGGAGAGCGCCACGGAGCGTGGAGCCGGCGCGGAGTTTGTCTATCGGCCTACCGCCGCGGACTTCGGGGAGGCACTGCGGGCGCGGGCGTCGGGGACGGCGGCGGGGCGGGGACAGGTGCTGGTGATGTTGCTGGCCGTCGTTCTTCCTGCGGTGCTCTTTGTGCTCGTTGCCGGTCTGGGGCCGTTGGCGAGCGTGTTGGTGCCGGTGCTTTCGCTGGGGGTCATGGTCGTGGCCCTGGTGCTGGGGATGCGTGCCCAGGCCCGGCAGCTGTTCAACATCGTGGAGCCGTACGGGGAGTGCCGCATGGTGGCCGACGAGCGGGGTGCGGTCAGTACCGGTGAGCGGGCGTCGTTCACCACCGAGTGGTCGGTGTACAGCGGGTACCTGGAGACCCCTCGGCTCTTCGTGCTCTTCGGCGGTGAACGCGCGGCCGGAATCGCCGTATTGCCCAAGCGGGGCGCCCAGGATCCCGCGGATGTGGAGCGCCTCCGGGGGATCCTGGGGCGGAACCTCAAGCCGTTGTAG
- a CDS encoding excalibur calcium-binding domain-containing protein, producing MGENGGLLRSGLRNAGCAVVVGAVGILGAGACAGSGSGGAGESVAPASTSVAAPSSSTPAEVTATVTSTVTASPETRTDTETKTKVPEKSPSPSTSASLSAEATVVAYFDAINARDYRAAWELGGKNLAGDYQAFVDGLADTERDTVRILGVQGDTVRAELEALQTDGSLKLFEGTYTVRSGVITSADVREVTGPEDPSSDEPGGVYYENCDAARKAGAAPLHPGDPGYGDHLDRDSDGIACEPYVPRP from the coding sequence ATGGGCGAGAACGGTGGACTTCTTCGGTCGGGGCTGCGGAACGCGGGCTGTGCGGTGGTCGTGGGAGCCGTCGGGATTCTCGGGGCGGGGGCCTGTGCCGGGAGCGGGTCCGGCGGGGCCGGTGAGAGCGTCGCGCCCGCCTCCACCTCCGTGGCCGCGCCCTCGTCCTCCACTCCTGCCGAGGTCACCGCCACGGTGACCAGTACCGTCACCGCCTCTCCCGAGACGCGGACGGACACGGAGACGAAGACGAAGGTGCCCGAGAAGAGCCCATCGCCCTCCACCTCGGCCTCCCTGAGCGCGGAAGCCACCGTCGTCGCCTACTTCGACGCCATCAACGCCCGTGACTACCGGGCGGCTTGGGAGCTGGGCGGCAAGAACCTCGCCGGTGATTACCAGGCCTTCGTCGACGGCTTGGCCGACACCGAACGCGACACCGTCCGGATCCTCGGTGTCCAGGGCGACACGGTCCGGGCGGAGCTGGAGGCCCTCCAGACCGACGGCAGCCTCAAGCTCTTCGAGGGCACCTACACCGTCCGGTCGGGCGTGATCACCTCCGCCGACGTACGGGAGGTGACCGGGCCCGAGGACCCGTCGAGCGATGAGCCCGGTGGCGTGTATTACGAGAACTGCGACGCGGCCCGGAAGGCCGGAGCCGCGCCCCTGCACCCGGGCGACCCCGGCTATGGGGACCACCTCGACCGTGACAGTGACGGCATCGCCTGTGAGCCGTACGTTCCCCGCCCCTGA
- a CDS encoding aminoglycoside phosphotransferase has translation MATTRIGLDRLPPTARTAVEEHTGPLLTIEETAEGFNSEIAARVASATGTWHVKGLRTEHPRAWTQHREAAVAPFLTGLAPALHWHVESSGWDLLGFEALTGHHADYAPGSPDLPEVAALLSRLGETPCPGIELRHAEQRLEQYAAHPDDLRFLAGPHLLHTDLNNTNVLVDDHAPPGDRARLVDWAWATSGAVWLDAGYWVIWLIAAGHTPASAERWAAEIPSWHTAPAEGITAFATANHNLWSEISNAAPDPWTLRLATAATVWHEHRRAG, from the coding sequence ATGGCGACCACCCGCATCGGCCTCGACCGGCTGCCGCCCACCGCCCGCACCGCCGTCGAAGAGCACACCGGCCCCCTCCTCACGATCGAGGAGACGGCCGAGGGCTTCAACAGCGAGATCGCGGCCCGCGTCGCCTCCGCCACGGGCACCTGGCACGTCAAGGGCCTGCGCACCGAACACCCCCGCGCCTGGACCCAGCACCGGGAGGCCGCCGTCGCCCCCTTCCTCACCGGCCTGGCCCCCGCCCTCCACTGGCACGTCGAATCCTCAGGCTGGGACCTCCTCGGCTTCGAAGCCCTCACCGGCCACCACGCCGACTACGCCCCCGGCTCCCCCGACCTCCCCGAAGTCGCCGCCCTCCTGAGCCGCCTGGGCGAGACCCCGTGCCCCGGCATCGAACTACGCCACGCCGAACAGCGCCTGGAGCAGTACGCCGCCCACCCCGACGACCTCCGCTTCCTCGCCGGACCCCACCTCCTCCACACCGACCTGAACAACACCAACGTCCTCGTCGACGACCACGCTCCCCCGGGCGACCGGGCCCGCCTGGTCGACTGGGCCTGGGCCACCAGCGGAGCGGTCTGGCTCGACGCCGGCTACTGGGTCATCTGGCTCATCGCCGCCGGACACACCCCCGCATCCGCCGAGCGCTGGGCCGCCGAGATCCCCTCCTGGCACACCGCCCCCGCCGAAGGCATCACCGCCTTCGCCACCGCCAACCACAACCTCTGGTCCGAGATCAGCAACGCCGCCCCCGACCCATGGACCCTGCGCCTCGCGACAGCCGCCACCGTCTGGCACGAGCACCGCAGAGCTGGTTGA
- the sigJ gene encoding RNA polymerase sigma factor SigJ — protein MALTQTHMDRFEASMPRLEAIAYRLLGSSSDAEDAVQDTFLRWQAADVDRIEVPEAWLTKVLTNVCLNQLTSARARRESYVGQWLPEPLLAGDPMLGPADTAEQRESVSYAVLALMERLSPNERVVYVLREAFDYPHRKIAEMLDITEASCQQLFHRAKKHIAEGRARTEIDAEAARPVVEEFLAAATSGRTEPLVRLLTSDAIAIGDGGGKVPARTKAFEGAVAVAKFMRGLFKPGKAKRDLVGGSAEIHATTANGSPALVAVVGGRVVGILCLEITAEGIAAFRSQANPDKLERATRRWAAMGHGEPLFHAF, from the coding sequence ATGGCGCTGACGCAGACGCACATGGACCGGTTCGAGGCCTCCATGCCCCGTCTGGAGGCCATCGCCTACCGGCTGCTCGGCTCGTCGAGCGATGCCGAGGACGCCGTACAGGACACGTTCCTGCGCTGGCAGGCGGCCGACGTCGACCGCATCGAGGTCCCCGAGGCCTGGCTGACCAAGGTCCTCACCAACGTCTGCCTCAACCAGCTCACCTCGGCCCGCGCCCGGCGCGAGTCGTACGTGGGCCAGTGGCTGCCGGAACCGCTGCTCGCCGGGGACCCGATGCTGGGCCCCGCCGACACGGCCGAGCAGCGGGAGTCGGTCTCGTACGCCGTACTCGCCCTCATGGAGCGCCTCTCGCCCAACGAGCGGGTGGTGTACGTGCTGCGGGAGGCGTTCGACTACCCGCACCGGAAGATCGCGGAGATGCTCGACATCACCGAGGCCTCCTGCCAGCAGCTCTTCCACCGCGCCAAGAAGCACATCGCGGAGGGCAGGGCCCGTACGGAGATCGACGCGGAGGCCGCCCGGCCGGTCGTCGAGGAGTTCCTCGCCGCCGCGACCAGCGGCCGGACCGAACCGCTCGTACGGCTGCTGACCTCGGACGCCATCGCGATCGGCGACGGCGGCGGAAAGGTACCGGCCCGCACCAAGGCGTTCGAGGGGGCCGTGGCGGTCGCGAAGTTCATGCGGGGCCTGTTCAAGCCCGGCAAGGCCAAGCGCGACCTGGTGGGCGGCTCCGCCGAGATCCACGCGACGACCGCCAACGGCTCCCCCGCCCTGGTGGCGGTGGTCGGCGGCCGGGTCGTGGGCATCCTGTGCCTGGAGATCACGGCGGAGGGCATCGCCGCGTTCCGCAGCCAGGCCAACCCCGACAAGCTGGAGCGCGCGACGAGGCGGTGGGCGGCCATGGGGCACGGGGAACCCCTGTTCCACGCCTTCTGA